In Tursiops truncatus isolate mTurTru1 chromosome 19, mTurTru1.mat.Y, whole genome shotgun sequence, a genomic segment contains:
- the LOC109550062 gene encoding LOW QUALITY PROTEIN: soluble lamin-associated protein of 75 kDa-like (The sequence of the model RefSeq protein was modified relative to this genomic sequence to represent the inferred CDS: inserted 3 bases in 2 codons; substituted 1 base at 1 genomic stop codon): MERNEIPFLGHSSTDYAKILWKKGEATGFYPVKPTGSTCASFLTQSYQLPVLDTMFIRKKYRGKDFGLHMLEDXVDSFTEDALGLWYPLTSLMYTACNQYFEKYPGDHELLWEVEGVGRWYQRIPITRALQRETCKMTAVSQNEAKRPVSGEYGLASVPDYEAGAEDSLSSEMQLTIDSLKDAFASTSEGHDKTPVSTRTRSSHLKQPKIGKRFQDSEFSSSRGEDEKTPQTSPTASVNKLGSTAQISESSEKFLEEEPXQTVIESEDESSDKNVRPAPETQPGLEKQEGEKESELEPMNGEIMDDTLKTSPITEEEDSTSEVLSEELKLQSFNASEDSTNLVPLVVESSKSPEAVAQDKTSHVTDSEMLLDEGPSDDKGHTEERPPLVSRKKAHFGSSDNVATIPNEEXGFPNSVITEFSEESIPENVSPNTTASLEDQGEEGAAEPQETSPALPQSSLIEVELEDVPFAQNAGQKSQSEEQSEASSEQLDQLTQSTEKTVDSSSEEIEVEVPVVDRRNLRRKAKGHKGPAKKKAKLT; the protein is encoded by the exons atggagagaaatgagATCCCATTCCTGGGTCATAGCAGTACTGATTATGCTAAGATTCTGTGGAAGAAAGGAGAGGCCACTGGGTTTTATCCAGTTAAGCCTACAGGAAGCACATGTGCCTCGTTTCTTACCCAAAGCTACCAACTGCCAGTTCTTGATACAATGTTcataagaaagaaatatagaGGCAAAGACTTTGGGCTTCATATGCTGGAGG TTGTTGATTCCTTCACAGAAGATGCACTTGGCTTGTGGTATCCACTGACCTCTCTTATGTACACAGCTTGCAACCAGTACTTTGAAAAATATCCAGGAGACCATGAACTGCTTTGGGAAGTTGAAGGTGTTGGACGCTGGTACCAGAGAATACCAATCACCAGAGCATTACAAAGAGAAACATGTAAAATGACTGCAGTTTCTCAAAATGAAGCTAAAAGACCTGTGTCTGGAGAATATGGTCTTGCATCTGTTCCAGACTATGAAGCAGGAGCTGAAGACAGTTTGTCTAGTGAGATGCAGCTAACTATTGATTCTCTAAAAGATGCCTTTGCAAGCACTTCTGAAGGTCACGATAAAACACCTGTTTCCACTCGTACTCGAAGTAGTCATCTAAAGCAGCCAAAGATTGGAAAACGGTTTCAGGATTCTGAATTTAGTAGTTCTCGAGGGGAAGATGAAAAGACTCCCCAGACTTCACCTACAGCTTCAGTGAACAAATTGGGGTCTACTGCACAAATATCAGAGAGCTCAGAAAAATTCTTGGAAGAAGAACCCTAACAGACTGTGATTGAATCTGAAGATGAAAGTAGTGATAAAAATGTTCGACCAGCACCAGAAACCCAGCCAGGCCTGGAAAAGCAAGAAGGTGAAAAGGAATCTGAATTAGAGCCTATGAATGGTGAGATAATGGATGATACTCTTAAGACTTCACCTATAACAGAAGAGGAGGACTCCACTAGTGAAGTTTTAAGTGAAGAATTAAAATTgca a TCTTTTAATGCCAGTGAAGACTCTACGAATCTTGTTCCACTGGTGGTAGAATCTTCAAAATCTCCTGAGGCTGTTGCACAGGATAAGACTTCACATGTAACTGACTCAGAAATGTTGCTAGATGAAGGCCCATCTGATGACAAGGGGCACACTGAAGAGAGGCCGCCTCTAGTTTCAAGAAAGAAAGCACATTTTGGGAGTTCAGACAATGTGGCTACTATCCCAAATGAAGA TGGTTTTCCAAACTCCGTAATAACTGAATTTTCTGAAGAATCGATTCCTGAAAATGTGTCACCCAACACTACTGCCTCATTGGAAGACcagggtgaggagggggcagCCGAGCCTCAGGAAACATCTCCAGCTCTTCCTCAGAGCTCTTTAATAGAGGTTGAACTTGAAGATGTGCCATTTGCACAGAATGCAGGACAAAAGAGCCAGTCAGAGGAGCAGTCTGAAGCATCTTCTGAGCAACTGGATCAGTTGACACAATCAACAGAGAAGACTGTGGATAGCAGCTCAGAGGAGATAGAAGTGGAAGTGCCTGTGGTCGACAGGcggaatttaagaagaaaggcCAAAGGGCACAAAGGACCTGCGAAGAAGAAAGCCAAGCTGacctga